Proteins encoded together in one Epinephelus moara isolate mb chromosome 2, YSFRI_EMoa_1.0, whole genome shotgun sequence window:
- the LOC126405656 gene encoding post-GPI attachment to proteins factor 2-like codes for MLQGSSILGHERPLVIRVSFATCVVGTVCLPLLGLITCVFISSVFHYEDSTGTHCQVPNYLPSISASISLSPECHIWRFCIGLHSAPRLLVAFTYFKFYKTRFASRFPENSLSCFNLAFSICENLGLLLLTYVSSSETYFVHKEGFVLFIVSSIIYMLITCRLWKTIKKYSLSPEDAKSHHWKVRFLLLNVSFCAFAGFFYWKHNMYCESGSYTLFALFEYLVVFSNMAFHLTAVWDFKSREVMVVSSSEDKDF; via the exons ATGCTACAAGGCTCTAGTATCTTGGGGCACGAGAGGCCCCTGGTCATCAGGGTGTCATTCGCCACCTGTGTTGTGGGTACTGTGTGCTTGCCACTGCTTGGACTAATAACTTGTGTCTTCATATCCTCTGTTTTCCATTACGAGGACTCTACTGGTACACACTGCCAG gtgCCTAATTACCTGCCATCTATCAGTGCCTCAATAAGTCTTAGTCCTGAGTGCCACATATGGCGGTTCTGTATCGGGCTGCACTCAGCGCCGAGGCTCCTGGTGGCATTCACCTACTTCAAATTTTACAAGACGCGCTTTGCCTCGAGGTTTCCTGAGAACTCGCTCAGCTGCTTCAACCTGGCCTTTTCTATCTGTGAAAACCTCGGCCTCTTGCTCCTCACATACGTATCATCCAGTGAAACATACT TTGTACATAAGGAAGGTTTTGTGCTCTTCATAGTCAGCTCCATTATCTACATGCTCATAACTTGCCGTTTATGGAAGACTATAAAGAAGTATTCATTAAGTCCTGAG GATGCCAAGTCTCACCACTGGAAAGTACGCTTCTTACTCCTCAACGTATCCTTCTGTGCTTTCGCCGGATTCTTTTATTGGAAACACAATATGTACTGTGAATCAGGGA GTTACACATTATTTGCCCTGTTTGAGTATCTAGTGGTTTTCTCCAACATGGCCTTCCATCTCACAGCAGTGTGGGACTTTAAGAGCCGGGAGGTCATGGTTGTTTCATCATCCGAAGATAAAGACTTCTGA
- the chrna10a gene encoding neuronal acetylcholine receptor subunit alpha-10a isoform X1, with product MICFSKMKRWRVQTLFRLLLFVSILPTCWCAQGKYAQKLLNDLFTDYTSALRPVEDTNTILNVTLQVTLSQIIDMDERNQILTAYLWIRQVWVDAHLKWNKDDYDGLDTIRIPSSYVWRPDIVLYNNADDHFTGSMDTNVVIRHDGQITWDSPAITKSSCKVDVSFFPFDAQQCRFTYGSWTYNGNQLDILNALESADLADLVENVEWEVLGMPGKKNIILYGCCADPYPDVTYTLKLKRRASFYVFNLLIPCVMISFLAPLGFYLPADSGEKVSLGVTVMLALTVFQLLVAEIMPPSENVPLIGKYYIATMTMITASTALTIFIMNIHHCGPDAKPVPKWAKKVILQYMARMCFVYEVGENCLSPQPEKQEPQRVKNTNCTMNGQAGPGREDHVFKMERGQETVGSMTAEERDDTDQMMSPIGSIGRNPTNNYSTWKNGIFMSMDCGDSGGPRRCRKGGVSDGERKDREVSCNSISNDRQLLRNIEYIANCYRDQRATQKRTGEWKKVAKVLDRFFMWIFFIMVFLMSLLIMGKAI from the exons ATGATTTGCTTCAGCAAGATGAAACGATGGAGAGTGCAAACTTTATTTCGCTTGCTTCTGTTTGTCAGTATTTTGCCAA CCTGTTGGTGTGCTCAGGGGAAATATGCTCAGAAgctcctgaatgatttattCACCGACTATACCAGTGCGCTGAGGCCTGtggaggacacaaacacaatccTGAACGTGACCCTGCAGGTTACACTGTCGCAAATTATCGACATG GATGAGCGAAACCAAATTTTGACTGCATATTTATGGATACGGCAAGTGTGGGTTGATGCACACCTCAAATGGAATAAAGATGATTACGATGGACTCGATACCATCCGCATACCTAGTAGTTATGTATGGAGACCTGATATAGTCCTATATAACAA tgctgATGATCATTTCACCGGCTCCATGGACACCAATGTGGTGATCCGGCATGATGGCCAGATAACGTGGGATTCCCCTGCTATCACAAAGAGCTCCTGCAAAGTGGACGTGTCCTTCTTCCCCTTCGACGCTCAGCAGTGCAGGTTTACATACGGCTCCTGGACCTACAATGGTAACCAGCTGGACATCCTGAATGCCTTAGAGAGTGCTGACCTGGCTGACCTGGTGGAAAATGTGGAATGGGAGGTGTTGGGTATGCCAGGGAAGAAGAACATTATTCTGTATGGCTGCTGTGCTGACCCTTACCCTGATGTGACCTATACACTGAAACTCAAGAGAAGAGCatccttttatgtttttaacttgCTCATACCATGTGTGATGATCTCTTTCCTTGCTCCACTGGGCTTCTACCTGCCTGCAGACTCCGGAGAGAAGGTGTCTTTGGGTGTCACCGTGATGCTGGCACTCACTGTCTTTCAGTTATTGGTTGCAGAGATCATGCCACCTTCTGAGAATGTCCCACTCATTG GAAAGTATTACATTGCTACAATGACCATGATCACAGCATCCACTGCCCTGACCATCTTCATCATGAACATACACCATTGTGGTCCAGATGCCAAGCCTGTTCCCAAGTGGGCTAAGAAAGTCATTTTGCAGTACATGGCCAGAATGTGCTTTGTTTATGAAGTCGGGGAGAACTGCTTGTCACCACAGCCGGAGAAACAGGAACCTCAACGTGTAAAGAACACCAACTGCACCATGAATGGCCAGGCAGGACCAGGCAGAGAGGACCATGTCTTCAAAATGGAGAGAGGACAAGAGACAGTGGGCTCCATGACCGCAGAGGAGAGGGATGACACAGATCAGATGATGAGCCCGATAGGCTCAATCGGGAGGAACCCTACCAACAACTACAGCACTTGGAAGAACGGCATTTTCATGAGCATGGACTGTGGAGATTCGGGGGGTCCAAGGAGATGCAGGAAGGGAGGTGTgagtgatggagagagaaaggacAGAGAGGTTTCCTGCAACAGCATAAGCAATGACAGGCAGCTGCTGCGAAACATCGAGTACATAGCCAACTGTTACAGAGATCAGAGGGCCACGCAGAAAAGGACTGGGGAGTGGAAGAAAGTAGCCAAAGTTTTAGACCGCTTCTTCATGTGGATATTTTTCATAATGGTGTTTTTAATGAGCCTTCTCATCATGGGTAAAGCCATCTGA
- the chrna10a gene encoding neuronal acetylcholine receptor subunit alpha-10a isoform X2, whose translation MICFSKMKRWRVQTLFRLLLFVSILPTCWCAQGKYAQKLLNDLFTDYTSALRPVEDTNTILNVTLQVTLSQIIDMDERNQILTAYLWIRQVWVDAHLKWNKDDYDGLDTIRIPSSYVWRPDIVLYNNADDHFTGSMDTNVVIRHDGQITWDSPAITKSSCKVDVSFFPFDAQQCRFTYGSWTYNDSGEKVSLGVTVMLALTVFQLLVAEIMPPSENVPLIGKYYIATMTMITASTALTIFIMNIHHCGPDAKPVPKWAKKVILQYMARMCFVYEVGENCLSPQPEKQEPQRVKNTNCTMNGQAGPGREDHVFKMERGQETVGSMTAEERDDTDQMMSPIGSIGRNPTNNYSTWKNGIFMSMDCGDSGGPRRCRKGGVSDGERKDREVSCNSISNDRQLLRNIEYIANCYRDQRATQKRTGEWKKVAKVLDRFFMWIFFIMVFLMSLLIMGKAI comes from the exons ATGATTTGCTTCAGCAAGATGAAACGATGGAGAGTGCAAACTTTATTTCGCTTGCTTCTGTTTGTCAGTATTTTGCCAA CCTGTTGGTGTGCTCAGGGGAAATATGCTCAGAAgctcctgaatgatttattCACCGACTATACCAGTGCGCTGAGGCCTGtggaggacacaaacacaatccTGAACGTGACCCTGCAGGTTACACTGTCGCAAATTATCGACATG GATGAGCGAAACCAAATTTTGACTGCATATTTATGGATACGGCAAGTGTGGGTTGATGCACACCTCAAATGGAATAAAGATGATTACGATGGACTCGATACCATCCGCATACCTAGTAGTTATGTATGGAGACCTGATATAGTCCTATATAACAA tgctgATGATCATTTCACCGGCTCCATGGACACCAATGTGGTGATCCGGCATGATGGCCAGATAACGTGGGATTCCCCTGCTATCACAAAGAGCTCCTGCAAAGTGGACGTGTCCTTCTTCCCCTTCGACGCTCAGCAGTGCAGGTTTACATACGGCTCCTGGACCTACAATG ACTCCGGAGAGAAGGTGTCTTTGGGTGTCACCGTGATGCTGGCACTCACTGTCTTTCAGTTATTGGTTGCAGAGATCATGCCACCTTCTGAGAATGTCCCACTCATTG GAAAGTATTACATTGCTACAATGACCATGATCACAGCATCCACTGCCCTGACCATCTTCATCATGAACATACACCATTGTGGTCCAGATGCCAAGCCTGTTCCCAAGTGGGCTAAGAAAGTCATTTTGCAGTACATGGCCAGAATGTGCTTTGTTTATGAAGTCGGGGAGAACTGCTTGTCACCACAGCCGGAGAAACAGGAACCTCAACGTGTAAAGAACACCAACTGCACCATGAATGGCCAGGCAGGACCAGGCAGAGAGGACCATGTCTTCAAAATGGAGAGAGGACAAGAGACAGTGGGCTCCATGACCGCAGAGGAGAGGGATGACACAGATCAGATGATGAGCCCGATAGGCTCAATCGGGAGGAACCCTACCAACAACTACAGCACTTGGAAGAACGGCATTTTCATGAGCATGGACTGTGGAGATTCGGGGGGTCCAAGGAGATGCAGGAAGGGAGGTGTgagtgatggagagagaaaggacAGAGAGGTTTCCTGCAACAGCATAAGCAATGACAGGCAGCTGCTGCGAAACATCGAGTACATAGCCAACTGTTACAGAGATCAGAGGGCCACGCAGAAAAGGACTGGGGAGTGGAAGAAAGTAGCCAAAGTTTTAGACCGCTTCTTCATGTGGATATTTTTCATAATGGTGTTTTTAATGAGCCTTCTCATCATGGGTAAAGCCATCTGA
- the LOC126408940 gene encoding olfactory receptor 52N5-like isoform X1 produces MESNVTGDILRIQGFDISPEFTYPLFFLLLFVYFTLLFSNIGVLVLIITEKSLHQPMYILFCNLSVNDLIGNTVLLPQLMAHIISTERFITYNQCVVQAFHSHTFGSASHMILIIMAIDRYVAICHPLRYRSIMTTKAVIGLSASAWGVSLLLVSVLIGLTVRLSRCRSVIQNAYCDNASLFKLSCEDVSINNIYGLFFTVLLFSCSMGGIAATYFKIALICLVKKNKELQNKAIQTCASHLVLYLIMLWSGFLTIILHRFPNYPDLRKIAYILFHVIPANLNPIIYGMQTRSLRDKIIQILQRKVTPT; encoded by the coding sequence ATGGAAAGCAACGTGACAGGTGATATCCTGAGGATCCAAGgctttgacatttctccagagTTCACCTATCCGCTGTTTTTCttactgctgtttgtttacttcacCCTGCTTTTTTCCAACATAGGAGTCCTTGTGCTTATCATCACTGAGAAGAGTTTGCACCAGCCCATGTACATTCTTTTTTGTAACCTGTCTGTCAATGATCTAATAGGTAACACAGTCCTGCTGCCTCAGCTGATGGCTCACATCATTTCAACCGAACGCTTTATCACCTATAACCAATGTGTGGTTCAAGCCTTTCACAGCCACACATTCGGATCAGCCTCACATATGATTCTCATCATTATGGCCATAGACAGATATGTGGCGATATGTCATCCCTTAAGGTACAGGTCAATTATGACTACCAAAGCTGTGATTGGGCTGTCAGCGAGTGCGTGGGGGGTGTCCTTGCTGCTGGTGTCTGTTTTGATTGGTCTCACAGTGAGACTATCCCGCTGTAGATCGGTTATACAAAATGCTTACTGTGACAACGCGTCACTGTTCAAGCTTTCTTGCGAGGATGTGTCCATCAACAACATCTATGGACTCTTTTTCACTGTGCTGCTGTTCAGTTGCTCAATGGGAGGCATCGCTGCCACCTATTTCAAAATAGCTCTCATCTGCCTggtcaagaaaaacaaagagttgCAAAACAAAGCAATTCAAACTTGCGCCAGCCACCTTGTCCTTTATCTTATTATGCTCTGGTCGGGGTTTCTAACAATCATACTGCATCGATTCCCAAATTACCCAGATTTAAGAAAGATTgcttacattttatttcatgtgatTCCTGCTAATTTAAACCCAATTATTTATGGGATGCAGACAAGGTCATTACGTGATAAAATTATCCAAATACTGCAAAGAAAAGTGACTCCAACCTGA
- the LOC126408940 gene encoding olfactory receptor 52N5-like isoform X2, which yields MLTNTYNSDILRIQGFDISPEFTYPLFFLLLFVYFTLLFSNIGVLVLIITEKSLHQPMYILFCNLSVNDLIGNTVLLPQLMAHIISTERFITYNQCVVQAFHSHTFGSASHMILIIMAIDRYVAICHPLRYRSIMTTKAVIGLSASAWGVSLLLVSVLIGLTVRLSRCRSVIQNAYCDNASLFKLSCEDVSINNIYGLFFTVLLFSCSMGGIAATYFKIALICLVKKNKELQNKAIQTCASHLVLYLIMLWSGFLTIILHRFPNYPDLRKIAYILFHVIPANLNPIIYGMQTRSLRDKIIQILQRKVTPT from the exons ATGTTAACAAATACATATAACA GTGATATCCTGAGGATCCAAGgctttgacatttctccagagTTCACCTATCCGCTGTTTTTCttactgctgtttgtttacttcacCCTGCTTTTTTCCAACATAGGAGTCCTTGTGCTTATCATCACTGAGAAGAGTTTGCACCAGCCCATGTACATTCTTTTTTGTAACCTGTCTGTCAATGATCTAATAGGTAACACAGTCCTGCTGCCTCAGCTGATGGCTCACATCATTTCAACCGAACGCTTTATCACCTATAACCAATGTGTGGTTCAAGCCTTTCACAGCCACACATTCGGATCAGCCTCACATATGATTCTCATCATTATGGCCATAGACAGATATGTGGCGATATGTCATCCCTTAAGGTACAGGTCAATTATGACTACCAAAGCTGTGATTGGGCTGTCAGCGAGTGCGTGGGGGGTGTCCTTGCTGCTGGTGTCTGTTTTGATTGGTCTCACAGTGAGACTATCCCGCTGTAGATCGGTTATACAAAATGCTTACTGTGACAACGCGTCACTGTTCAAGCTTTCTTGCGAGGATGTGTCCATCAACAACATCTATGGACTCTTTTTCACTGTGCTGCTGTTCAGTTGCTCAATGGGAGGCATCGCTGCCACCTATTTCAAAATAGCTCTCATCTGCCTggtcaagaaaaacaaagagttgCAAAACAAAGCAATTCAAACTTGCGCCAGCCACCTTGTCCTTTATCTTATTATGCTCTGGTCGGGGTTTCTAACAATCATACTGCATCGATTCCCAAATTACCCAGATTTAAGAAAGATTgcttacattttatttcatgtgatTCCTGCTAATTTAAACCCAATTATTTATGGGATGCAGACAAGGTCATTACGTGATAAAATTATCCAAATACTGCAAAGAAAAGTGACTCCAACCTGA
- the LOC126408931 gene encoding olfactory receptor 52B2-like, translating to MENDSFGFSYELTLDPFVIPPGGKYPIFFLGIAIYFFGIFCNLTLLTLIILKRNLHKPMYFILFSLPLNDLIGITAMLPKVLSDIVTETNKVYYPLCVLQAFLLHMYGGGILFILAAMSFDRYAAICMPLRYSSLMTPRVVIFIICLIWGLDFVLIVSLFSLQTRLPRCKSVIMNVFCDNPSLLKITCGNKTVNNIIGLFNTAVMQAVSVSVQVFSYVKILITCVVTRRSEVKTKAVNTCVAQLLILIIFEIVGTFTILSHRFKNVSADLQKIMGMLIFLVPPLLNPIVYGLYTSEIRNTLLRVLKNRVSI from the coding sequence ATGGAGAACGACTCTTTTGGGTTCAGCTATGAGTTAACCCTCGACCCATTTGTTATTCCACCTGGAGGAAAGTATCCCATATTTTTTCTAGGgattgcaatttatttttttggcattttttgcaACCTGACCTTGTTGACTTTGATCATTCTGAAGAGAAACCTGCACAAACCAATGTATTTCATCCTGTTTAGTCTTCCCCTCAATGATCTGATTGGCATAACTGCAATGCTACCCAAAGTGCTTTCAGACATTGTGACAGAGACAAATAAGGTTTACTATCCCCTCTGTGTTTTACAAGCTTTCTTACTGCACATGTATGGAGGTGGGATTTTGTTCATTCTTGCAGCAATGTCTTTTGATCGATATGCTGCCATCTGCATGCCGCTGCGCTACAGCTCTCTGATGACCCCCAGAGTCGTTATTTTTATCATCTGTCTAATTTGGGGTCTTGACTTTGTCCTGATTGTATCATTGTTCTCTTTACAGACAAGGCTCCCCAGGTGCAAGTCTGTGATTATGAATGTGTTTTGTGATAACCCGTCTCTACTGAAAATCACATGTGGAAACAAGACAGTCAATAATATCATTGGGTTGTTTAACACAGCTGTCATGCAAGCTGTAAGTGTGTCTGTTCAGGTCTTTTCCTATGTGAAGATTCTGATCACATGTGTGGTTACAAGGAGGTCTGAAGTGAAGACGAAAGCTGTCAACACGTGCGTTGCACAGCTGCTGATATTAATCATATTTGAGATTGTGGGAACTTTCACCATTTTATCACATAGGTTCAAAAATGTCTCTGCTGACTTGCAAAAGATAATGGGCATGCTAATATTTCTTGTACCTCCGCTTCTGAATCCAATAGTTTATGGGCTGTATACAAGTGAAATACGAAACACTCTCCTGAGAGTCTTAAAAAACAGAGTATCCATCTAA